GTCGGCAAGATCGAACGCCAATACGGATTCGAGCGCTCGTAGTTCTCCCGCGGGGCAAGGCCGCCATTGGCGACCGGCTTAAATCGGCAGCTCCGTCGTCGACTTGAGTTCGCGCAGGACGAAACTCGACACCACCGTGCGCACATGCGGATTGCGCATCAGGTAGCGCGTCATGAAGGCATCGTAGCTTTCGACGTCATTGGCGCGGATCTTCAGCATATAGTCGAACGTTCCGGATAGAGCGTAGCACTCCATGATCTCCGGCCGCTCGCGCACGACGGCGGAAAAGGCGGCAATCGCCTCGTCGTGGTGATCTTCGAGCGTCACATGGGCGATGATGCAGAGTTTCAGATCGAGCTTTGCCGGATCGAGCAGCGCGACGCGCTTGCGGATCACGCCATCCGTCTCCAGTTCCTGCAGCCGTCGCCAGGCCGAGCTTTGCGACATGCCGGCTTTTTCGGCGAGATCGGAGAGAGACTGGCCGCTATCGACCTGAATCAGCCGTAGCAGCTTTCGAACAGGCTGAAGATTTTCTTTCACATCGGACGGCATTTCGAATTTTCCTCCCGCCATCAGGCCTCCACCTGGCAACTGTGGAACAAATACTCGCTCCATCCGCGATACAATTGCAACAGGAGAGTTCATCTGACGAATGAGGAGACGTCATGACGAAGGAAAGTAGCTACACGGCCAAACTGCCGGAACCGGACGGCACCTATCTCTACACCCCGGAAGAAGACGCGATCTGGGGCGAGCTCTATCAGCGGCAGATGACGCTGCTCGCCGACAAGGCCTGCCACGAATATCTGGAAGGCGCAAAGACGCTCGATCTCGGCCCTGATCACGTGCCGCAGTTGAAGGACGTGAACCGGCGCCTCGCGGAAACCACCGGCTTCGGCGTCGAAGGTGTACCTGCCCTCATTCCGCCGTCCCGCTTCTACGAACTGCTGTCCCAGGGCAAGTTTCCGCTGGCGACCTTCATTCGCCGCCGCGAGCATATCGATTACATCGAAGAGCCCGACATTTTTCACGAGGTCTTCGGCCACTGCCCGCTGCTCACCAATCAGAGCTACGCCAACTTCGTGCGCCGCTTCGGCGAGAAGGCGGTTTCGCTCGGCAAGGGCTATTCCTGGCATATGTTCCGGATCTTCTGGTTCACCGTCGAGTTCGGCCTGATCAACACGCCGAAGGGCCGCCGCTGCTATGGCGCCGGCATCGTGTCTTCGCCCAACGAGACACGCAATGCGATGGGAACCCCAGGTGTCGAGTTTCGGCCCTTCGACCTGATGACCGTGCTGCGCACGCCCTATCGCATCGATATCGTCCAGCCGATCTACTACGTGATCGACAGTTTCGCCCAGCTCGAGACGATCATCGAGGAAGATATCGCCGCGCGCATCACCGAAGCCAAGGCGCTTGGCGACTTCGCGCCGACCTACGAAGCCAAGGCTTCGTAATCGCCGAAGAAACGGCCGGCAGGGCCTTGCCTTGCCGGCAACGATTGTCCAACCTTCCGCCACCACAGGTTTGAGCGGATGCGCGCCGAGGATGCGCGCTGTCCGGCTCCGAGGCAGAGGCGGGATATGGCGAACAGGACAATCGATCATGCGCTGACGGCGCGCTCACTGACATCGGCGGCGTCCGACCCGACCCATGCCGGCATTCTCTCCTTCATGCGCCGCAAGTATTCGAAGCAGTTGAAGGGCGTCGATGCCGTCGTCTGGGGCATTCCCTTCGACGCCGCCACGTCCAACCGTCCCGGCGCCCGCTTCGGGCCGCAGGCGATCCGCCGCGCCTCGGCCATCTTCGACAACGATCCGCAGTACCCGTTCGACCGCGATCTCTTCGCGGAGATGGCAACGGTCGACTATGGCGACTGCCTGCTCGATTACGGCAACCATTCGAAGACGCCGGCAACGATCGAACGCGAAGCGGCCAAGATCATCAGGAGCGGCGCTTATCTGCAGACGCTCGGCGGCGACCACTTCGTCACCTATCCCATCCTGAAGGCGCAGGCGGCGCTGCACGGCCCCCTCGCCCTCGTCCAGTTCGACGCCCATCAGGATACCTGGCCCGACGAGCGCGGCCGCATCGACCATGGCTCCTTTGTCGGCCGTGCGGCGCGCGAAGGGCTGATCGACACCGACGCCTCGATCCAGATCGGCATCCGTACGCACGCGCCCGAGGATTGCGGCATCCGCATTCTCTATGGCTACGACGTCGAAGAGATGGGCGCCGGCGACATCGCCGAGACGATCATAAGGCAGGTCGGCGAGCGCAAGGCCTATCTCACCTTCGATATCGACTGCCTCGATCCGGCCTATGCGCCCGGCACCGGCACCCCGGTCGCCGGCGGCCCGTCGAGCGCCAAGATCCTGTCCGTCCTGCGCAAGCTCGGCGCGCTGACGGTGGTCGGCAGCGACGTGGTCGAAGTGGCGCCGGCCTACGACCATGCCGACATCACGGCGATCGCCGGCGCGACCGTCGCAATGTATATGCTGGGGCTGCATGCGGAGAAGCTTGCCGAGCGCGCGCCGCTTCGCTGAAGACGGCCGTTGCCGTTGCGATGGAGGGCGGCTGCTTATATAGAAAAGGTGGGGTTGGCGGCGCTCCGCCGGCCTGTTGAGAAACTGATTCAATTCTATGCCAGAGTGATTCCGGAACGGCTTCTAACTGTCTGGCAGAACGGGAAAATCATGAAACCGAAGATCTTCATCGATGGCGAACACGGCACCACGGGCTTGCAGATCCGCACGCGCATGGCCGGCCGTAGCGATCTCGAACTGCTTTCCATTCCGGAAGCGGAACGACGCAACGCCGCGATGCGCGAAGATCTTCTGAACGACGCCGACATCGCGATCCTCTGCCTGCCGGACGACGCCTCGCGCGAGGCGGTTTCCATGGTCTCGGGCAACAACAAGGTCCGCATTATCGACACCTCGACCGCGCACCGGATTGCGCCCGACTGGGCCTATGGCTTTGCCGAAATGGACAAGGCACAGCCGGAAAAGATCCGCAGCGCCCGTTGCGTCGCCAATCCCGGCTGCTATCCGACCGGCGCGATCGGCGTGATCCGGCCGCTGCGCCAGGCCGGCATCCTGCCCGACGGCTATCCGGTGACGGTCAATGCGGTTTCCGGTTACACCGGCGGCGGCAAGCAGATGATCGCGCAGATGGAAGACGAGACCAATGCCGACCACATCAGCGCACCGCACTTCCTCTACGGCCTGACGCTCAAGCACAAGCACGTGCCCGAGATGAAGATGCACGGCCTGCTCGACCGCGCACCGGTCTTTGCACCCTCCGTCGGCAAGTTTGCACAGGGCATGATCGTCCAGGTGCCGCTCTATCTTGAGGACCTCGCCGCTGGTACGACACTCGAGACGATTCACGCTGCGATCGTCGCGCATTATGCCGACCAGTCGATCGTGGAGGTCGTGCCGCTCCAGGAGAGCGAAAAGCTCGCCCGCATCGACGCCACCGAGCTTGCCGGCAAGGACACGATGAAGCTCTTCGTCTTCGGCACCCCTGGCGGCAACCATGTGAACCTCGTTGCCCTGCTCGACAATCTCGGCAAGGGCGCTTCGGGCGCGGCGGTCCAGAACATGGACCTGATGCTGTCGGCCTGATCGGCAATCGGCTGAAAAACAAAAGACCCCGGCGAGCCGCTCGCCGGGGTCTTTCTTTTTCCGGATTTCGCCGGGCGTCAGTCGCGCAGTTCGATCGTCGTCGGGCGCGGATACTCACCGTAGAAACCGCGCCAGTGGGCGATGGCAAAGCCAAGCACAACGAGCGCGCCGCCCTGGTGCGCCACACCCCAGCCGATCGGCACCTGCAGCACCAGCGTGGTGATACCGATCGCCGCCTGTGCCGAGACGAGCAGGAACAGGAGCACCGCACGGCGCGCATGGGTGGTCTCGGGTGCTGCCCGCAGCGAGGCGATCATGTGCATCAGCGCAAAGGCAAAGAGTACGTAGGCGCCGATGCGATGGACGAACTGCACCGTCTTCGGGTTTTCGAACAGGTTGATCCACCAGGGCTGCTGCAGGAACAGGTCCTGCGGGATGATTGCGCCATCCATCAGCGGCCAGGTGTTGTAGCTGAAGCCGGCGTCGAGCCCAGCAACCAGCGCTCCGAGATAGATCTGGAAAAGACTGAAGATGGCGATGATCATGGCCATCTTGCGCGAGCGGTCGGTGGGTGCCGCTTCATTCGAATGCCGACTGAGCCCACGGAAGATCCACATGCAGGCGGCAAAGATAAGACAGGCGATGACGAGATGCGTCGCCAGCCGGTACTGGCTCACTTCCGTGCGCTCCACCAGGCCCGAGGATACCATCCACCAGCCGATGAAACCTTGAAAACCGCCAAGCGCAAGGATCCCGAGCAGCGGCATGCGCAGCTTGCGCTCAACCTTTCCGGTGAACCAGAAATAGGCAAGCGGCAGCGCGAAGATCAGGCCGATCGTACGCGCGAGCAGGCGGTGTGCCCATTCCCACCAGAAGATCGTCTTGAACTCGTCGACCGTCATGCCGCTGTTCATCTGCTGATACTGCGGAATGCGCTGGTAGAGCTGGAACTCCTCTTCCCACTCGGCCACCGTCAGCGGCGGGATCACGCCATGGATCGGCTTCCATTCGGTGATGGAGAGGCCCGATTCGGTAAGACGCGTCGCGCCGCCGACGAGTACCAGGGCAAAGAGAGTGAAGAGCACGGCCGCCAGCCAGCCGCGGATCTGCCGGCGGTTGCGGTCGGTCCTGCCGATCTCGTTTCGAAGCATTTGTTCAGTCGCCATTTCGACGCCGGCCATCATGTTCCCTCTGGTGTCGCAGGGTTGTCAGCGGCGCAACTGGACGGATCAACGGTCGCACCTTTCGGAAAGCCGTTGATTTGCACCAGAGCGGCATGCAAAACAAGGCCGAAACCTTTGCGGCATGCGGTCGCGGCCGCTCCGCGCGCATTTGCCCCTGTGAAAGATATGAAATGCCCGTACGCCTCAGAAAGCTGATCGGCACGATCCTGATCATCATCCTCGTCGTCGTCTATGCGCTTGCCGCCGTTACCTTCGCCTCGCTGCTGCTCGGCGCCGCTCCCTGGTACGTGCACCTGGCCTATTTCTTCTTCACCGGCCTGCTCTGGATCTTGCCGGCCATGCTGATCATCAAATGGATGGAAAAGCCCGCTCGGGATCGTTGATCCTCGGTCCGGTAGCCATTCGGGAGGACGCCCATGCGACTTGCAGTCATCGCGGACATCCACGGCAACGATCTTGCGCTCGAAGCGGTGCTCGCCGACATCGATGCACAAGGGATCACCGATATCGTCAATCTTGGCGATCATCTGAGCGGTCCCCTCAACGCCGCGCGCACGGCCGACATCCTGATGGAACGGGCGATCCCCTCGATCCGCGGCAATCACGACCGTTACCTGTTGACGGTCGATCCGCGCGACATGGGGCTCTCCGATCGCGCGGCGTTCGATGAATTGAAGCCGGAGCACCGCGAGTGGTTGGCCACCCTGCCCGTCGCACACGTCCACAGGCAAACGTTCTTCCTCTGCCATGCGACCCCGACCGACGATGAGACCTACTGGCTCGAAGCCCTGACGGCGCACGGTACGGTTCATAGGGCCGCGCGTTCGGCCATCGAGGCCGAAGCTGTCGGGATCGACTATCCGGTAATCCTGTGCGGCCACACCCACATTCCTCGCGTCATCCGCCTCTCCGACGGACGCCTGGTCGTCAACCCCGGCAGCGTCGGCTGCCCCGGCTACACCGACAGCCGGCCGGTGGCCCACAAGGTCGAGGCCGGATCCCCGCACGCGCGCTACGCCATCGTCGAGCAGTCGGGGACGGAATGGGACGTGACGTTTCGCAGCGTGACCTACGATTGGACCGCGATGTCGCAACTTGCGGCCCGCCGTAACCGCCTGGAATGGGCCAGCGTGTTGGCAACGGGCTTCATCGCGTGAGGCGTCAATTTCGTTTCACGCTTTGCTAACCGCGTTCGCCGGTTATTGCCAATCGACCTTCATAAGCACTCCCGAATTAAAGCGATCGTAGCGGGTTTGAGGTTCAATCTCTCCGCAACAAGGACCGGACGGCACCTGCGATGACGAACTCGGAACTCACCATGGATGGCTCCGGCGACCGCCGCGTGCATGCGTCCTTGCGTGCAGATCCGACCGATGCTGTCGGCCGCTTCGAAATCTCGCTTCACCGCGACATGGAGACACTCGAAACCGAGTGGCGCATGCTCGACACCCTTCCCGCGAACTCGCTGCACCATGCCTATCATTGGTGCCGCGCCTGGGCTGCGACCCACGCCAGCGACCTGGCTCTCCTACGGATTACGTTCGATGGCGAACTCCTGCTTATCCTGCCGCTGGAAGTGGTGCGCGGACGCGTGTTTCGAACGGCGAGACTGATCGGAACCGAGCACAGCAACCTGAACACCGGGCTGTTTGTCCGCGACGCCGCGGCCACCATCACCACGCCCGCGCTCGCCGAGGCGCTTGCCCGCGCCATCTGCGACGCACTGCGCGGCCTTGCCGACATCGTCATGCTCGATCGTCTGCCGAACGACTGGCGCGGCGACCCCAGCCCCCTCGCCCTGTTTTCGGGCGTTACCAATCCCAACCCGTCGTTCCAGCTTCCCCTTCTCGGTGGCATTCAGCCCACACTGGCCCAGCTCAACGCCAAGCGGCGGCGCAAGAAGATGCGCATTTCCGAACGGCGGCTGGCTGAAATGGGCGGCTACGACTATGTGGTCGCCCGCACGAGCGACGAGGCCCAAGCCCTGCTCGACACCTTCTTTCGGCAAAAGGCGAAGCGCTTTGCCACGCTCGGCTTTCCCGATGTCTTCCAGGATCCGGAAACGCAGGCGTTTTTCCATGCGCTCGCCGCCCGCGTGGACGATGAGGTTCAGCTCATGGAACTCAATGCCATTCGCCTGCGAGGCGAAAATGACGGCCGGATCGTCGCCGTCGCCGGACTCTCGCGCAAGGCGGATCACGTGATCTGCCAGTTCGGGTCGATCGACGAAGCGCTGGCCGGCGACGCCAGCCCGGGTGAATTGCTGTTCTACCGCATGATCGAGCGCCTTTCGGGCGAAGGCGTGCGACTGTTCGACTTCGGCGTGGGCGACCAGCCCTACAAGCGCTCCTGGTGCACAATCGAGACGCCGTTGCGCGATATCGTGCTGCCGGTGACGCTCGCTGGCCGGCTCGCAGGCGTGCGGCACTACCTCGTCGTGAGGGCAAAAAGGGCGATCAAGGCGAACAAGGCCGTCTATGCCCGCATCCAGCGCACGCGACGACGCAGGCAAGGCAAGACCTTCGACAACAGCGCCGACTGATCATCCAGCTTAGAGCACGGTCCCTGCGCTGTGCGGCAGAGGCCCGCGCCGCCATTACGCGGCGTCGCGATCCGGGTATTCGGGGTCCGATTGCACCTGGCCGGTCATCAGCACGATGTCGCGGTAGCCCGCCGCGCCGAAGCCCGTCAGTACCTCGACGATCCGCTCGTCGCTCACCGATGGCGCCGACAGGATGATTTCGGCGCCATCACGACCGGCGATCTTCTCCACGGCCATTTCATCGGCAGGGCCGCATTCGAGCAAGACGAGATCATAGGCGTTGGTCAACGCGTCGATGATCATCTTCAGCCTGTCGATGCCACGCATCGCTTGGCGCGGATCGGCGTCGCCCTGTGGGATGATGTGCGCGTCGGAAAAGCGGTCGGCGTGGATCGTGTCCGTGAAGGGAACCTCCCCCGCCAGGAGATTGGTGATCCCCGGGAGCTGCTGCGAGCGCGCCATCAGCCGTGTCGGGCAGGCAGAGCCCGTCAGGTCGATCAGCACGACTTTCAATTCTTCTTCGGCGAGCAACCGGGCGAGCATCACGGTCGCGGTGGAGCCCTCGTCTCCGCCGGGCGAAACCGAAATCGCAACGCGCACATTGGTGGCACGCAGATGCTCGGCGACGGCTTCGATCGAGAAATCCGCCTCGGCGGCCTCCTCCTCCGTGCCCGGGGCAGGCGAAAGCTCCGCCGCAGGCAGCAAGTCGACTGCGTCATCGGCTGCGGACGAAATGACGGGCGATGCCTCAGCCATCTGGGCCGGCGGCAAATCGGCAACGCTTGCGGCAAGCGCCGGACGGGGCCGGACCGGTGCCCGTTCGCCCGTAGCAGAGACCGGCCGCAAGGCTCGCCCGCTGAAAAGCTCGCCGAGCATGATGCCAATGCAGGTCAGGAGGAACGTTGCAAGCGCTGCAACGATGGTGATCGGCAGTACCTTCGGGAAGCTCGCGCCGGTCGGAACCACGGCACTCGAAATGACGCGTGCATCGGCCGGCGTCGCATTCTCCACGGTGCGCGATGTCGCCTCGCGATAGCGCGCGAGATAGGTCTCCAGCAATTGCCGCTGCGCGGTCGCTTCGCGCTCGAGCGCGCGCAGCCCCACCTCTTCTTCGCCGGCCTGCGCCGACTGTGCCTTCAGCGCATTCAACTGCTGCCCGAGCTGCTGTTCGCGCAGTTCGCCGACCTTCGCCTCGTTTTCGAGGCTCGTCAGGATCTTGCGGGTCTCGGTGCTGATCTGGCCGCGAATACCTTCGAGCTGCGACTTCAGCGCCTTCAGACGCGGGTGACCGTCAAGCAGGGTGGTCGAGAGGTCCGCCACCTGCGCCTGCAGGTTCGCTTCCGTCTCCTTCAGCCGCTGGATCATCTGCGAACCGACGACATCGGCAATGGTGTCCGGCGCGCGGCCGCTTGCCAGCGCCGAGCGTACGCCGGCGGCACGCGCTTCCGCATTGGCGCGCTCGCCGCGCACCCGCGCCAGTTCCGACGAGATATCCGTAAGCTGCCGTGTCGCGAAGTTGGTGCTTTCACCGGTCGGCAGCAGATCGGACGAGGCGCGATAGGCCGCAACCTTCGCTTCGGCGTCGCGCACCTTCTCGCGCAGATTGGCGATCTCGGGTTCGAGCCAGCGTGTCGCCTCGGAATTGGTATCGAGCTTTGCGCCGCTCTGGAGCGCCAGGAAGACCTTCGCCATCTCATTGGGCACGGCGGCCGCAAGCTGGCGATCCTTCGAGGTGAAGGCGATCGCGATCACGCGCGACTTCTCCACCTGGTAGACCTGGAGCTTGTCGGAGAATTCCTTGAGCACCCTCTCCTCGGGCGGCATCTCAAGCGGGTTCTTCTTCAGGCCGAGCATGACGAGAAGATCGGAAAGCGCAGAGGGCGCCGACGACGGATCGAACTCCTTGAGCTCGTAAAGCTTCATGTTGCGAGCGACCTGCTTGATGAGGTCGGCCGACTTGAGCACCTGCACCTGGCTGAGAATGCCGGATTCATCGAAGACGCGGTCGGCTCCCGCCTGGGAAGCCTGGTTGGGGCCGCTGAACTCCGGCTCGCGCGATTCGATCAGCACGCGGGTTTCGCTCTGGTAATCCGGCGCGATCATCTTTGCTGCACCGAAAGCAAGCGCCGCCACAGCGACGGTGGCGAGCAAAACCTTGACGCGCCGATCCCAGACGGCGCGAAACAGGCCGCCGAGGTCGATATCCACATCCTGCTGTGCGCTGCCGCTTCCCGACATGCTCGTCGCTCCGAACTTTCAAATCTCGCCGGACCGTAAAGGAACATGGTAACGCAAGGGTTAATGCGATCAACCTGCGGATGGTAAAGGCGGGGCGGCATCGCCAGGTCTCCGCGAAAATTCTACCGCGAGTTTACCTGCTATTAACCCTAACGGATCGATAACGTCACAAAAGCTGGTCGTTTCCGGAGCCTATGAACCGCATGTCCACTGCAGCTATCAAGACGGGTCTCGCGATCACGGCGGCAGCGCTGTCGATGTTGCTCGGCGGCTGCACGAGCTACCAGCCCGCACCCAAAGCCTTCAGCGAAGCCACGATCCAGCCCTATCGGCTCGACAGCGGCGACCGCTTGCGCATCAACGTTTTCGAACAAGCCGGCCTCAGCGGTACCTACACGGTCGATCAGGCCGGCTACGTCGCCTTCCCCCTGATCGGCACCGTCGCCTCGCGCGGCAGGACCCTGCCCGAACTCGAAGGCATGATCGCCGCCAAGCTGAAGCAAGGCTATCTGCGCGATCCAGACGTCACGATCGAGGTCGATCGCTACCGGTCCGTCTTCATCATGGGCGAAGTCGGCCAGGCCGGCCAGTATGCCTATGTTCCGGGGATGACCGTGCAGAACGCGATCGCGGTTGCCGGCGGCTTCTCGCCGCGCGCCAACCAGTCGAACGCCGACATCACACGCAAGATCAATGGCCGCATCATCACCGGCCGGGTCCCGATCACCGACGCTGTTCTTGCCGGCGACACGATCTATGTTCGCGAACGCCTGTTCTGATTTCGATGCAACAAGAGCGGCCTTTGCGCATCATCCACTGCTTCAGGTCGCCTGTCGGCGGGATATTCCGCCACGTGCGCGACCTGGCCGAGGCGCATGCCAAGGCCGGCCATGAGGTCGGGATCCTCTGCGACAGCACGACAGGCGGCAGTCACGAGGATCGGCTGTTCGAC
The nucleotide sequence above comes from Ensifer sp. PDNC004. Encoded proteins:
- a CDS encoding Lrp/AsnC family transcriptional regulator; the encoded protein is MPSDVKENLQPVRKLLRLIQVDSGQSLSDLAEKAGMSQSSAWRRLQELETDGVIRKRVALLDPAKLDLKLCIIAHVTLEDHHDEAIAAFSAVVRERPEIMECYALSGTFDYMLKIRANDVESYDAFMTRYLMRNPHVRTVVSSFVLRELKSTTELPI
- a CDS encoding phenylalanine 4-monooxygenase; translated protein: MTKESSYTAKLPEPDGTYLYTPEEDAIWGELYQRQMTLLADKACHEYLEGAKTLDLGPDHVPQLKDVNRRLAETTGFGVEGVPALIPPSRFYELLSQGKFPLATFIRRREHIDYIEEPDIFHEVFGHCPLLTNQSYANFVRRFGEKAVSLGKGYSWHMFRIFWFTVEFGLINTPKGRRCYGAGIVSSPNETRNAMGTPGVEFRPFDLMTVLRTPYRIDIVQPIYYVIDSFAQLETIIEEDIAARITEAKALGDFAPTYEAKAS
- the speB gene encoding agmatinase, which produces MANRTIDHALTARSLTSAASDPTHAGILSFMRRKYSKQLKGVDAVVWGIPFDAATSNRPGARFGPQAIRRASAIFDNDPQYPFDRDLFAEMATVDYGDCLLDYGNHSKTPATIEREAAKIIRSGAYLQTLGGDHFVTYPILKAQAALHGPLALVQFDAHQDTWPDERGRIDHGSFVGRAAREGLIDTDASIQIGIRTHAPEDCGIRILYGYDVEEMGAGDIAETIIRQVGERKAYLTFDIDCLDPAYAPGTGTPVAGGPSSAKILSVLRKLGALTVVGSDVVEVAPAYDHADITAIAGATVAMYMLGLHAEKLAERAPLR
- the argC gene encoding N-acetyl-gamma-glutamyl-phosphate reductase, translated to MKPKIFIDGEHGTTGLQIRTRMAGRSDLELLSIPEAERRNAAMREDLLNDADIAILCLPDDASREAVSMVSGNNKVRIIDTSTAHRIAPDWAYGFAEMDKAQPEKIRSARCVANPGCYPTGAIGVIRPLRQAGILPDGYPVTVNAVSGYTGGGKQMIAQMEDETNADHISAPHFLYGLTLKHKHVPEMKMHGLLDRAPVFAPSVGKFAQGMIVQVPLYLEDLAAGTTLETIHAAIVAHYADQSIVEVVPLQESEKLARIDATELAGKDTMKLFVFGTPGGNHVNLVALLDNLGKGASGAAVQNMDLMLSA
- a CDS encoding COX15/CtaA family protein, whose product is MAGVEMATEQMLRNEIGRTDRNRRQIRGWLAAVLFTLFALVLVGGATRLTESGLSITEWKPIHGVIPPLTVAEWEEEFQLYQRIPQYQQMNSGMTVDEFKTIFWWEWAHRLLARTIGLIFALPLAYFWFTGKVERKLRMPLLGILALGGFQGFIGWWMVSSGLVERTEVSQYRLATHLVIACLIFAACMWIFRGLSRHSNEAAPTDRSRKMAMIIAIFSLFQIYLGALVAGLDAGFSYNTWPLMDGAIIPQDLFLQQPWWINLFENPKTVQFVHRIGAYVLFAFALMHMIASLRAAPETTHARRAVLLFLLVSAQAAIGITTLVLQVPIGWGVAHQGGALVVLGFAIAHWRGFYGEYPRPTTIELRD
- a CDS encoding DUF2842 domain-containing protein — its product is MPVRLRKLIGTILIIILVVVYALAAVTFASLLLGAAPWYVHLAYFFFTGLLWILPAMLIIKWMEKPARDR
- a CDS encoding metallophosphoesterase, with translation MRLAVIADIHGNDLALEAVLADIDAQGITDIVNLGDHLSGPLNAARTADILMERAIPSIRGNHDRYLLTVDPRDMGLSDRAAFDELKPEHREWLATLPVAHVHRQTFFLCHATPTDDETYWLEALTAHGTVHRAARSAIEAEAVGIDYPVILCGHTHIPRVIRLSDGRLVVNPGSVGCPGYTDSRPVAHKVEAGSPHARYAIVEQSGTEWDVTFRSVTYDWTAMSQLAARRNRLEWASVLATGFIA
- a CDS encoding GNAT family N-acetyltransferase is translated as MTNSELTMDGSGDRRVHASLRADPTDAVGRFEISLHRDMETLETEWRMLDTLPANSLHHAYHWCRAWAATHASDLALLRITFDGELLLILPLEVVRGRVFRTARLIGTEHSNLNTGLFVRDAAATITTPALAEALARAICDALRGLADIVMLDRLPNDWRGDPSPLALFSGVTNPNPSFQLPLLGGIQPTLAQLNAKRRRKKMRISERRLAEMGGYDYVVARTSDEAQALLDTFFRQKAKRFATLGFPDVFQDPETQAFFHALAARVDDEVQLMELNAIRLRGENDGRIVAVAGLSRKADHVICQFGSIDEALAGDASPGELLFYRMIERLSGEGVRLFDFGVGDQPYKRSWCTIETPLRDIVLPVTLAGRLAGVRHYLVVRAKRAIKANKAVYARIQRTRRRRQGKTFDNSAD
- a CDS encoding exopolysaccharide transport family protein → MSGSGSAQQDVDIDLGGLFRAVWDRRVKVLLATVAVAALAFGAAKMIAPDYQSETRVLIESREPEFSGPNQASQAGADRVFDESGILSQVQVLKSADLIKQVARNMKLYELKEFDPSSAPSALSDLLVMLGLKKNPLEMPPEERVLKEFSDKLQVYQVEKSRVIAIAFTSKDRQLAAAVPNEMAKVFLALQSGAKLDTNSEATRWLEPEIANLREKVRDAEAKVAAYRASSDLLPTGESTNFATRQLTDISSELARVRGERANAEARAAGVRSALASGRAPDTIADVVGSQMIQRLKETEANLQAQVADLSTTLLDGHPRLKALKSQLEGIRGQISTETRKILTSLENEAKVGELREQQLGQQLNALKAQSAQAGEEEVGLRALEREATAQRQLLETYLARYREATSRTVENATPADARVISSAVVPTGASFPKVLPITIVAALATFLLTCIGIMLGELFSGRALRPVSATGERAPVRPRPALAASVADLPPAQMAEASPVISSAADDAVDLLPAAELSPAPGTEEEAAEADFSIEAVAEHLRATNVRVAISVSPGGDEGSTATVMLARLLAEEELKVVLIDLTGSACPTRLMARSQQLPGITNLLAGEVPFTDTIHADRFSDAHIIPQGDADPRQAMRGIDRLKMIIDALTNAYDLVLLECGPADEMAVEKIAGRDGAEIILSAPSVSDERIVEVLTGFGAAGYRDIVLMTGQVQSDPEYPDRDAA
- a CDS encoding polysaccharide biosynthesis/export family protein, coding for MSTAAIKTGLAITAAALSMLLGGCTSYQPAPKAFSEATIQPYRLDSGDRLRINVFEQAGLSGTYTVDQAGYVAFPLIGTVASRGRTLPELEGMIAAKLKQGYLRDPDVTIEVDRYRSVFIMGEVGQAGQYAYVPGMTVQNAIAVAGGFSPRANQSNADITRKINGRIITGRVPITDAVLAGDTIYVRERLF